A window of Fusarium oxysporum Fo47 chromosome II, complete sequence genomic DNA:
AGTGTTTGGATTTGTGACGGCAAtccatcctcaacctcgGCCAGAAAGAATCTTTTCACGCAGACGGTATGCGCTTATGCCGCCAACCACCGCCACCACGAATGCCGTGTCTTCTGGTTCTCTGTCAGGATCATTCTGGCTTCACTGCATGATTGCGCCTCGCCACGGGCAGGACGACATCGCTGCAGTATTGTTACGAGAAGAGTGAAGCATAGCACATGTTCTGTTCTATCATGATGACGGGCATAAGAGGGTCCGGGCGGTGAGTTGGGTCGACACAGACCGCTGTGAAATTGCAACGCAAGTCAGGTAGTCTCACATAACAGATAAAAACGCAAAGTTCGCCGAGGCGCTCAGTATGAGGTTGTACGACCAAAGCCTTCCTCGGTGCGAAAAGTGGCCAGCTTCATGGCGAAGGCATTTCACCAATCTCGGTCTCGCCAATTGGCCAGTATTATCTCTAGTGCATCCCAGCCTGGTGGTACTGGCCTTCTAGTACGGTACTAATCTGATCTATCCCTTCGATGTATAGACATGTTCCATGTGCGAACCCTCGTAATATGAACGGTGCACAGCAGCCTCGGCAGCACTGAATAATCCGCTTCATTGACCTGGATTGGTGGATGTTTACAATCATATTGTTGGGACCTTGGGTAATAGCGAACCGAATGGTGAACAATGTCCAGGGCGGACAGGTTGTCAGGGTTAACCCACGCTTCGATCATCTAGTCAAGTCCCAGCGCCTATCAAGCTCTCCACGCGTACAGCCCTGGAAGTCCAGGAGCGTCGGATGGTTGTGGTGTCGTTGTGGTGTGTTTGGtaggaggatcttgaggacgGGCCCTCGTCGAGTCCTGGTCTGACAAGGGTGACCACGAAGCGTGCATCAGCTCAGACGTGAACATCGGTTCATTTCTCATCAGAATTATGTGCAAGCCCTGATTATTGTTCAACGCCATAGTCTTTCGCAAACTGAGGCCCAgagtcttgggcttgggctcCTGTTTGCCCACACTACCAGGGTATTGAAATTTCTCTATGAGTCAGGATTGACAACAAGCAGAAAAGGCTCCATCATTTACAGCAAGAGCAACAACGAAAACATCATCGGTGTGGAACCACATCACCATCCGCCAGGACACGAAGTGGCCAACGCATCAATGCACCTATGTTTGAAGTACAGCCCAAAACTTGGCTGCAATGCTGCTCTGCCCAAGGTTACTGCAAAGCCATGAAAATGGATGGGATTCTTTCACCGCCGTAGCGATAGGTGCAGTGACATTCAGACTCTGGTGTAACAATTCGTGGCTGACTTGATCGCAACTTTCATTTTCCGCATACCACATATTGCCCACCCCACGGCAGGTTCATCAATGAGGTTTTCCGAATCAGCCGACTGAAAGAGTTCGAGGCCTGCATCACCAGCTGCACCACCAATGTTACAGCAATGTTCTATTCATTTCCACATCGCTAATCTGAAATCTAAAGCATGGCATTCGACGCCAAACTTGAATCGGAGATGCCGTCTCTTATTGGAATGCTCTTCGTGTGCGCAACTCTATTTATTCCATGGAGTAGATACAGTATTCAAATTTCTGACTAAGGCCCATCAGCTGCTTCGCCTCAATCCCTTGTTCAGCTCATTTTGTCCATGCGGTGGCATCCTGGTGTCCCATTCCGTCAGCCCAGCCCAGGTCGGAAACCACCATATCGGACATGGCGAGGATGCAATCAGCATAACCCCAACAAAAGTTACATCAGAATATTCTCGAGACCAGAGAAGGTTTCCTCCCGCCTAGGCATTAACGAATTACAATATATTTGATATACCTTATTCGATGGAagtggaagagattgagacGGCTTTCCAAGTAGTTGGGGTTGATGGTCGCGGGGAGGGAAAAATGACCATACACTACAAATATACTTCATAAAaggttgtttgtttgtttctttcCTCATTGTTACGGGTCTAGCGAAACCCAAAATTGTTGGCCACCTACGTACTGAGAACCAGACCTGGCGGAGCGGGATAGGCAATAGTGCTATGCAAGGCAAAGAACTCTCCGTCTACTAACCCTCAAGCCAGCGACTCATTGATCCTTGGCTGGGTGTGTTCGTACTCTCAAACCAGCAGGTATGCTGGCTAACGTCGGTTCCCTAGCCCACAATGATCAAGAGAGGCAGTCAGGCAGTGAGGGATGCAGGGCGATGAGACCAAAAACGATGGGATGAGTTTAAGTCAAGGACATGTTGCCACCTTGTCCCAGCACCTGTCCCtgcttgaagagaagaagaagccctcCCTCCCAGTAAGTGTCTTATCACCGTCTCGAATCACCTTAACTTCGCCTTGCATACGCTGTGTCCGCGTCCATCCAAATGGTTAATTGTATACACCAACCACATCAAGCGTCCTTTCCGTTGACTCTTTCCTTCTCCCCGTCGAATCGCTTCGTATATGTGTGCCATGTCCCCCTTTTTCTGTAGTTGGGGGTCTCCTAGGCCTACACTTGAAGGCGCTTAGCTTTCAAGACTGGAGTTTCATTGCGAAGACAATGTGCTGGTTTCACCTCGCAACCGAATTGCAGCTCATTTTACGAATTGAGTAGGTGGTGTTGCAGCGAGTCAGACTGGGGGGACCACCTCAAGCTTCAGGCCGAGTTCGGGGCTAGAAGCTCGGGGCCGGAGCAGATCCACGGCACGGCAATAGTGGTGGTATTATTAACCCTAGGGCCAAGCCTCGCGGACAAGGAGCGGCGGAAGGCCGCATTTCGGCATGGCATGGTTTTGTATGGGAGGTTTTGATACTCGGTCGGTCAGCACACCACTTATTGATTCCCTTTGTTATGCGGGATGTCTAGGTCGTGTATGGATGTGTACGACCGTGCTCGGTGTGCAATCGTATTTATGCAAGAGTTACGCCTCTGTCGCACGCATATGACGGCGTTGGGCGTTGCTAATGACTGACTACGGGCAGTACTATCTTGATCATTGATGGTGATCAACTTTGCAAGCTGCCagtgtgtgtgtgtgtcATGGCGGCGTAGGATGGCAGGATGGTAACATCTCATTACCTGTGTCTTAGGACTGTGCATCTGGCTTGGATCATTGTTGTTATTTCAGCATGCCATACCAGTCCAATGCGCAGTGATCTGATTGCTCCTCACTCTGAGAACAACAATTCCAACATGTCTGAAGGAATCCCAACAAATTGGCCCTTGGCCTAACATTGCAGTACCTCAATCTGACACTGAAAGCTTACCCTTATCCAACCCCGGATTCACATTGTtacctctcttttctttttctacGCCAATCACATACATGTTTGCTTTTGATTGAATGGTCTAGAGTAATGGTCGACGAGCAACACTGGGCCAGATACGAAAACAGCGGCTCAGTGGTATGCATGTTGCAACTCTCGTCACTGCCGATGTGACATCCTTAATCAACATGCAGATGGAATGAACAGCGTGTGGCTTCTTTTCGTTCTCCTTTTTGTACCATTGCGCTGGTACATGGGCTTGGTTTCTTTTTGTCGTTATTTTTGTGTAACAGTGTAAGACCAACCACTGGAGTTCCTAGTACGAGCCACCACAGCCCATCAAGCCACAAAGACAGATTGGTCTGTTTTCTTTGATACCAATACCGTCCGTGTCCTCTAATATGACCAGATTGCCATGCCTATGGTAATAGCGTTTGTGATATCTGAGATTTAAGCCGTTGGCAAACAATTTGGGCCGCGCATAATTCGAGAGTGGAGGTTATGTGGCATCAAAGGTACCTCAAGTGACGAGCCTGTCGAGTTGCAACCctttccagatatcatcacATTTCGTGTCACTTTTGTGGTACTTCCTGCAATACTCTCCTAAGGAGATCTGACCAAACACATCAGGGACTTGAATCAAAGTTTCCTCCCGTGTTTCACAGATTAGCTGTCTGTGTGACAAGCCTTGGGCGTGTGGTGTGACGCAAGCATATACCGGGACGGGATTACTCAAAGACTCTCTCAGGGTATGTTTTGCGAAAGAGAAACGGGGAAATTATTTCATGATCTTGATATGAAGTTTAGTACACTTGGTAAACGGCGCCAACACTCCCACCCGGTTGTCACCTCTTCTGATCCAACTCCTGACCAGTCGTGATATCATTAAAAACAAAAACGTGACATTAACGGCAGTGTGCTTagttgaggaggatggaaACCTGAATATGGTCAGCTCTTTCAAAATCATCTGGAGCAGTATAACGTACAGCCATGAGGACACAGCATATACTTATGTATGGACTCAGTCTTTCGCCTATCCTCGCGCATTTCCAGAAGATGCCCATGAATCTAGTGTTATTAGCCCCGTCTCCACGATAACGGCGTGAGTCGCATTTCGTACCCGTTCTTATTTCGATCCATGATGCCAGGTGTAAAGTGGTGAACGTATGCGCTCGTGCATATAAGCAGCAGGAGGACGAGTAGGAGAGATtggaagttgaagagggcGGACTAGAGTGACTGTTAGTGCGTTGATTCACCGTTGAAGAGCACAGCGCATACCATTTTGACGCCTCGATAAACTATTCCTATGATGGAGAGGTATTAAGATCGTATACCTCGTTCGTAGACTTCGATGTCAAGCTCAACGTTGCCTTCTCACATGCGACAGGCTGTGCTTAGGGGTAAAGATTCGCCGGAGCCGCGACGTGTTTCCAACGGATTCAACCTCAAGGGTGACGTACCTGGAAATAACCCCCACAGAGCTGCGGACCCCACTAAACACCCCCCAGATTGAGCCTCCAGCTGTCGCAAGGCTGCGCTGAGCTGAGCGCATGATTCTTTCTGGTATTTTCAACTACATGTCTATCGCGAGGCTGCGAAACCTCGATTGTCAGAAGCGATCTTATTGAAATCTTTATCTCTCGAACCAGATCTCTATTCTTTTTTGTTCATTACATGCTTCAAGCGCGTAGGCGCAAGTAACcacattcatcatggagcCTCGAGCGCGTGCCGGCAAGAATGTCGGCAAGATGAACTTCAGCCATGCAGAGTGTACGTCTTCTCCCGTTCGCTCTCAAGATCTTCGTTTGCTGATCCTATACCAGTGGCACAGCTACT
This region includes:
- a CDS encoding uncharacterized protein (of unknown function-domain containing protein) → SALFNFQSLLLVLLLLICTSAYVHHFTPGIMDRNKNGFMGIFWKCARIGERLSPYISICCVLMAVRY